TCCTCGGCGTTATGCCGCTGGTGATTAGCTCGGGCGCAGGCTCCGGCGCGCAGAACGCCGTCGGTACCGGCGTAATGGGCGGGATGGTGACAGCCACCATTCTGGCTATCTTCTTCGTTCCGGTGTTCTTTGTGGTGGTACGCCGCCGCTTCAGCCGTAAGAGTGAAGATATCGAGCACAGCCATCCGGTTGAGCATCATTAATAAAAAAAGGCCGCGCCAGCGGCCTTTTTTTTACCCTTTCTTTGCCTGCCATTTTTCACGCGCCGCGCAAAAAACCGCCACCCACGTCTTTCTTTCTGCTTTTTTTCATTAGAAATATTTTATTGGGATTAATCTGATGCAGAAAAAACCTTTATTACAGAATATTCTTCAGGCGCGAATAAATGAAAGTTTTAAACTAAGGTAAAACTAAGACTTAAAGGTTAAGTTTTCTTTCTGAATGCGTCTGTGTGCCTTGCCTTTATTGATTCGCGTAAAAGCGTCTGCGCCGATGTGCGATTAACAGCGGAAATGTAATTTTTCGTAATCATGCCAGGAAAAAATCTTCAGGGTGCTTTATAGTAAAAGGAGATTAAAAATGGAGCGTCACGCCTCCTGACACTGGTTGTGTATCTGCCCCTGCGGTGCTGTTGACTAAAAATTTTCGCTAAAAAGGGGATACGTTATGGACGAATACTCACCAAAACGGCATGATATAGCGCAGCTTAAATTTCTCTGTGAGAGCCTGTATCATGATTGCCTCGCCACGCTAGGCGAAAACCAGCATGGCTGGGTTAACGACCCCACTTCCGCCGTTAACCTGCAACTGAACGACCTGATTGAGCATATTGCCAGCTTCGGTCTTAATTATAAAATTAAGCATGAAGATGACGCCGCTCTCATTGAACAATTAGATGAATATCTGGACGATACCTTTATGCTGTTCAGCAATTACGGTATCAATGCGCAAGATTTACAAAAATGGCGCAAGTCCGGAAACAGGCTTTTCCGGTGTTTCATTAACGCCAGTAAAGAAAATCCTGTGAGCTTGTCTTTTTAAAAATAGAACAATCACTTAGGTGTATTATGACGACCAAACCATTAACTAAAACCGATTATTTAATGCGACTGAGACGCTGTCAGACAATTGACACGCTTGAGCGCGTTATTGAAAAAAATAAATATGAATTGTCCGACAATGAACTGGCGGTATTTTATTCAGCAGCGGATCATCGTCTGGCTGAACTGACCATGAATAAGCTTTACGATAAAATCCCGACCTCCGTGTGGAAATTCGTTCGTTAATCTCCCGCTATTTTGTATGTGATTATCAGCTTTGATAATGTCGGTGCCATGTTAGTGTCGAGCGATTCGCGTTGTGCGTGCACACCGGATATGTCCTCCGTTAGCATGGCCCCTCCTCTGCTCTCTTCCCCTAAAATGCAGTGAATGGTCAGTAGCGCGTTTAGTCGCTACTATCAGGCTTTCCATTCACGGAGTGAAACCGCCATGAGCGAAGAGAAACGCAAGATGATTGCAGGCGAGCTTTATCGCCCGAACGACGCTGTACTGCGCGAGGACCGCCTGCGCGCGCGACATCTGTTGCACGAATACAACCACAGCGCGCCGGATGCGAAAGCGCAGCGTCAGGCGATCCTGAAATCGCTGCTGGGCGAAGCCGGCAACGCGTACATTGAGCCGACTTTCCGCTGCGACTACGGCTATAACATCTACCTGGGCGAGAATTTCTACGCCAATTTCGACTGCGTTATTCTGGATGTCTGCCCGGTGCATATCGGCGCGAACGTTATGCTGGCACCCGGCGTGCATATCTATACCGCCACGCACCCGCTGGACCCGACAGAGCGCAACAGCGGGCTGGAGTTTGCCAAATCGGTTACCATTGGCGACAACGTCTGGATTGGCGGGCGCGCGATTATTAACCCTGGCGTCACGCTTGGCGATAACGTGGTGGTCGGTTCAGGCGCCGTGGTGACACATTCCGTGGAAGCTAACTGCGTGGTTGCAGGCAATCCGGCGCGAGTGATTCGCCGTCTCTGATGTGCCGCTTCGGTTAACTGTTATGGTTTTTTGTTGGCCGTCTGTTACTTTTTTCGCACCGGGCGGCCTCATAAAATGCTCATTCCCGCGCACGCGCGACACCGATTCTGAAGGTTTTGCATGACTGAAATCCAGCGACTGCTGACGGCCACCATTGACCGACTCAACAAAGAAGAGAAACGCGACAACCGTCCGCGCTTTAGCATCAGCTTTATCCGTAAGCACCCAGGGCTGTTTATCGCCATGTATCTGGGCTGGCTGGCGACGCTTGCGGTGATGCTCCAGTCAGAAACCCTGGCTGGCTCAGTCTGGCTGCTGGTCGTACTGTTTGTGCTGTTAAACGGCTTTTTCTTTTTTGACGTTAATCCACGCTACCACTACGACGATATCGACGTGCTGGATCTGCGCGTGTGCTATAACGGCGAGTGGTATAACACCCGCGACGTGCCGCAGAGTCTGATAGAAGAAATCCAGGCGTCGCCACGCGTGAGCGCCGAACAAAAAGCGCAGCTTGAGAAAATGCTGACTCGTAAAAAAGCCTTATCGTTTTACGATATCTACTCGCTGGACAAAAATAACGGCCCTGCCCGTTCGCCGGTCAATACCACGACAGCCTCCCGGGCACACTGATAAAAAAATCGCCCTCTTGCGAGGGCGATGCTTATTTTCTCTTTTTCCTTCCCTGCACCGCTTTAAACCGCGGGTTCGTTTTGCAAATCACATACAACCGTCCTTTGCGTCTGACTATCTGACAGTCTGGGTGGCGCGCCTTCGCGCTGCGTAACGAATTCAGCACCTGCATGATTTACGCCTTTTTATCGTTAAAGAAACGGCCGAAGCGCTGCTGGAAGCGCGCGGCGCTGCCTTCGGTGGTAATGGTCTTCTGACGACCGGTGTAATACGGGTGCGACGCCGACGACACATCAATGGTTACATACGGATAGGTTTCGCCATCAAGTTCAATTTCGCGCTCGGTTTTAATGGTCGAGCCGACTTTGAAATATTCGTTGGCGCTGGTGTCGTGGAACACCACGGTACGGTAATGCGGATGGATATCAGCTTTCATCATTCGCCTCCTGTTAATGTTATAACATAACAACATCGTAAAACGACGCCGCTGAAATTGCAAGCAGCTGCTATAACGGGGCGACGGTAAAGAAAAAGCCGACGCATCGGGCGTCGGCTTTTCAGGAGTGAGTGATAACTTACAGGCGGAAACCGGCCACCACGCGGTCAAGCTGCTGCGTCTGCTCGGTCATCGAGTGCGACGCCGCCGAGACTTCCTGCACCAGCGCCGCGTTCTGCTGCGTCGCGCTGTCGAGCTGGTTAATCGCCAGGTTTACCTGCGAGATGCCCGCGCTCTGCTCGCGGCTGGAGGACATGATTTCACCCATCAGCGTGGTCACATTGCGCACGCCGCTCAGCAGTTCATCCATGGTCGCGCCCGCTTCATTCACAAGCTTCGTACCAACTTCAACGTTGCTGGCGGAGTTTTCAATCAGCTGTTTGATTTCGCGCGCCGACTGCGCGGAGCGCTGCGCGAGGCTGCGTACTTCCGAGGCGACCACCGCAAAGCCGCGGCCCTGTTCACCGGCACGCGCCGCTTCCACCGCCGCGTTCAGCGCCAGAATGTTCGTCTGGAAGGCGATACTGTCGATCACCGCGATAATATCCACCACTTTGCCGGACGAGCTCTGGATAGCGCTCATGGTGCTGACCACTTCGCGCACCACATTACCGCCCCGCTCCGCCACCTGCGACGCCTGGTGCGCCAGTTCGTTGGCATGCGCGGCGTTATCGGCGTTCTGACGTACGGTGCTGGTGAGCTGTTCCATCGATGCCGCCGTCTCTTCAATCGAGCTTGCCTGATCTTCCGTGCGCGCCGAGAGATCCTGGTTGCCGCTTGAGATCTGCTGCGACGCCGACGACAGCGCGCGTGCGCTGTCGCTGACCTGGCGCAGCATGGTTTGCAGATAATCAATCACGCCGTTGAAGCTATCGATAATCGCGTTAAATTCCGGGCTGCTGGTCGGCTCCAGGCGCTGCGTCAGATCAGCCCCACCTGCAGAGAGTCGGCTGATATTGCGGTTCAGATCGGCCAGTTTGCCCATCATCGAGCGGATAAACAGCACCAGCACGCCCAGAAGCAACAGCAGCATCGGGATCTGCACCATGCTCAGGCGCGCGAGGATCGTGTCAGTCTGCGCGGTTAACAGCGCGGTCGGCAGATCGACCGCGATAATCCACGGGCTGCCTTTAATGGATTGCAGCATCACGGTATGAGAATCACCGTCCTGGTCATACTCCTGCTCGGTTTTCTCGCCAGGGCGGAAAGTGGCAAGCGCTTTCTGCACCGTCTGCGCCATCGGATCGTCGCCGAGATCGGCGAGCTTCTTCAGGCTGGCGGTTTTACCCACCTGCCCGGCGTCGCCGACGATTTTGCCGTCGGCTTCCACAATCAGCACGCGCCCGGAGATGGCGTCGTTCATCTGTTTCGCCAGCTGGTTAAAGAAGCCCAGCGTCACGTCGATCGTCGCCACGCCCCACGGCTGGCCATCTTTGGTGATGACCATCGCGCAGTTGGTGCGCGGCTGCGGGCTGGCGTCATCCTGATACGCGTTCGCCCAGGCGCAGTGGCTGGCAGGTGAATTCA
The genomic region above belongs to Cronobacter malonaticus LMG 23826 and contains:
- the tomB gene encoding Hha toxicity modulator TomB, whose protein sequence is MDEYSPKRHDIAQLKFLCESLYHDCLATLGENQHGWVNDPTSAVNLQLNDLIEHIASFGLNYKIKHEDDAALIEQLDEYLDDTFMLFSNYGINAQDLQKWRKSGNRLFRCFINASKENPVSLSF
- a CDS encoding HHA domain-containing protein, whose product is MTTKPLTKTDYLMRLRRCQTIDTLERVIEKNKYELSDNELAVFYSAADHRLAELTMNKLYDKIPTSVWKFVR
- a CDS encoding methyl-accepting chemotaxis protein, which produces MLKTTQARFIFSLCLFLAALSGITALVIHFFVTPEIKRTETRIIRYEVDNVAFSIVEQMNRVQAQMRSVTQSVAAMQSDEIDRLLPALVDQYQDVNVFGGGVWPLPEKREAGRNKFSTFFARNASNQLEVNTYWNSDAAPNYYEQVWYKAGLNSPASHCAWANAYQDDASPQPRTNCAMVITKDGQPWGVATIDVTLGFFNQLAKQMNDAISGRVLIVEADGKIVGDAGQVGKTASLKKLADLGDDPMAQTVQKALATFRPGEKTEQEYDQDGDSHTVMLQSIKGSPWIIAVDLPTALLTAQTDTILARLSMVQIPMLLLLLGVLVLFIRSMMGKLADLNRNISRLSAGGADLTQRLEPTSSPEFNAIIDSFNGVIDYLQTMLRQVSDSARALSSASQQISSGNQDLSARTEDQASSIEETAASMEQLTSTVRQNADNAAHANELAHQASQVAERGGNVVREVVSTMSAIQSSSGKVVDIIAVIDSIAFQTNILALNAAVEAARAGEQGRGFAVVASEVRSLAQRSAQSAREIKQLIENSASNVEVGTKLVNEAGATMDELLSGVRNVTTLMGEIMSSSREQSAGISQVNLAINQLDSATQQNAALVQEVSAASHSMTEQTQQLDRVVAGFRL
- a CDS encoding type B 50S ribosomal protein L31; its protein translation is MKADIHPHYRTVVFHDTSANEYFKVGSTIKTEREIELDGETYPYVTIDVSSASHPYYTGRQKTITTEGSAARFQQRFGRFFNDKKA
- the ykgO gene encoding type B 50S ribosomal protein L36 — protein: MQVLNSLRSAKARHPDCQIVRRKGRLYVICKTNPRFKAVQGRKKRK
- the maa gene encoding maltose O-acetyltransferase, whose amino-acid sequence is MSEEKRKMIAGELYRPNDAVLREDRLRARHLLHEYNHSAPDAKAQRQAILKSLLGEAGNAYIEPTFRCDYGYNIYLGENFYANFDCVILDVCPVHIGANVMLAPGVHIYTATHPLDPTERNSGLEFAKSVTIGDNVWIGGRAIINPGVTLGDNVVVGSGAVVTHSVEANCVVAGNPARVIRRL
- a CDS encoding YlaC family protein, coding for MTEIQRLLTATIDRLNKEEKRDNRPRFSISFIRKHPGLFIAMYLGWLATLAVMLQSETLAGSVWLLVVLFVLLNGFFFFDVNPRYHYDDIDVLDLRVCYNGEWYNTRDVPQSLIEEIQASPRVSAEQKAQLEKMLTRKKALSFYDIYSLDKNNGPARSPVNTTTASRAH